The window GGTCCCGTACCTCCCAGCCGTGGCAGTACGGGCAGTGCACCACGCTGTGCCCCCAGTGCTCGGCCAGCCCGGGGACGTCGGGCAGCACGTCCCGCAGGCCCGTGGCGACCAGCAGACGGCGCGCGTGCAGGGTGGCGCCGTCGGCCAGGGTGACGGTGAACCGCAGGTCGCCACCCGCGGACGGCTCGGTCGGGGCCGCGGCGACGACCTCGCCCGGGCGCACCGTGCCGCCATAGCGGCGGACCTCGGCGCGGCCCCGTTCCAGCAGCTCGGCCGGGGGAGTGCCGTCCAGGCCGAGCAGCCCGTGCACCCCGTCAGCAGGCGCGTTGCGCGGGCTGCCGCCGTCGACCACGACTACCGACCGGCGGGACCGGGCCAGCATCAGCGCGCCGTTCAGCCCGGCGGCCCCGCCGCCGATCACCACGGCGTCGATCGGCTCGGTCGGCAGCGTGCCAGCGGTGGCGATGCCCGAGGCGGCGGCGCCGGTGGTAGTGGCGAAGGTCGTATCGGCGTCGGCGTCGGCGTCGGGGTTGTGGGCGCTGGCGGTCATGTGGTTGTTCCTCTCCGTCGGGCCCGGTGCGGGCCGACACCGGCGACGCTAACCTCGGATTGCTGCATGAGCATAGAATTTTGCCTATGACGCAAGAAGATGGCGAGCTCGACAGCCTCGTACGCAAACGGATCCGCGCGCTGCGGGTGGCTCAGGGCTGGTCCCTGGAGGAGCTGGCCACCCGCGCCCGCGTCAGCCAGTCCACGCTCAGCCGCATCGAGAACGGCCAGCGCCGCCTGGCCCTGGACCAGCTCGTGACCCTCGCGCGCGCCCTGGACACCTCCCTCGACCAGCTCGTGGAGACGGCCACGGACGACGTCATCACCAACCCGACGATCGACGGTCCCCGCGGGCAGCTGCGCTGGCCCATCAAGGCCGAACCCGGCATGACCGTCATCCGGCAGCGGCTGACCAGCCCGGCCCCCGACAACCCGGCCCGCATGCGCGCCCACCCGGGCCGCGAGTGGTTGGTCGTCATCTCCGGTGCCGCCACGCTGCTACTGGGCAACCGCCGCTTCCGCATCGAGACCAACCAGGCGGCGGAGTTCCCCACGATGCTGCCGCACGCGATCGGCGCCGAGGGTGGCCCCTGCGAGACCCTGGCCATCTTCGACCGCGACGCCCGCCGCGGCCACCAGCGCGACGCCGCCCCCGCAAAACCCAGCGGCCAGGCCTGACGGCGGTTGTTAGGCTCCCGCGCGATAACGACGGAGATCGACGGGCTGCCGATACACCTGAAGGCGCCGCACGACCTGTCGTTCGACGTCGCGGCGCGAGCTATGCGCCCCGAACGGAGCGCGCGCTGGCCGTCGGTCTCCGCACTGGCCGAAGCCTGGCGGATGGCGGTCTGAGGGCAGATCGGGGCCGGCTTCATTGCTGCGCTCGCGGTGACTGTACGAATTCGAGGTGGGTTGCTCTGCGTAGACGTTGTCTACTGACAGTGACGGACCTGGAATTCGTAGTGTTACCCCGACGCCGACCCGGGCTCCCGCTCTGCCACTGACCTGGTGCGGGCCTGGCGCGCCCGGCCCGCAACAATGGCCCTATGAGCACGCCTCGCCGCCCCTCGCGCCCAGACCCCGCCACGCTCAGCGACGACGAGAAGGAGGCGTTCGCCGAGCGGCTCCGCGAACGGGTCTACGTCACGTTTGCCGTGCTCGCCGTCATCCTCACGCTGCTGACCCATGCCGAAGGGCTGGCCGCCGGGACCGCAGCGGCCTCGCTGACCATCACCGCCGTCGGCACCGTGGCCGCCGCGTGGCTGGCGGAGCTCATCGCGCACCTCGCCGCGCACGGCGGGTTCCCCGACCGGGCACACCTGCGCGCGATGACGGGTACGAGTGGCGGCGCTCTGCTGACCCTCATGGTCCCGCTGCTCGCACTCCTGGTGGCGGGCCTGGGCTGGTGGGAGGTGACCACCGCGCGACACGTCGGTGTCGGCGCACTGATCGCCTCCCTCGTGCTCATCGCCTGGCTCGGCGTCCGCCGCGCCAGCCTGCCCTGGCCAGCCCGGATCCTGGCGCTAGGTGTCCTCGCCGTCCTCGCCGGAGTGGTGGTCGCCCTGAAGCTGCTCGCCCACGGCTGAGGGCTCCTGCCGCTTGGCTGAGGCGCGTCGCCGCACGGCACGGGTGTCGCACGCACCACACTGTCCGAAATCCGCTTTCCGCGCCGGTACCGCGCGGGCGAGGATCAGGCAGTGACATCCTCTCCAAGCTCCACCGCCCTCGGTTTCTGGGCGGACCTGCCGCGTGACGGCCGCTGGCTGCTCTCTACCGTTGTGGTGCAGTTCTTCGGCCGCGGCCTGACACTCCCGTTCACGATCATCTACCTGCACGAGGTGCGCGGCTTCTCGCTCGGCCTGTCCGGGACGCTCATGGGGCTGATCGCCGTGGTCGGCCTGCTCGTCACCGGTCCGGCCGGTGCCCTCGTTGACCGGTACGGCGCCCGGCGGGTCATGCTCACCGGCCTGTTCTTCGCTGTGGCGGGGTACGCGGTGCTCGCGTTCGCCACGGTCCCGGCGGTCGCGGCCCTGGGGCTCGCGCTCTTCGGCGTGCAGCTCGGCGTCGGGTGGCCGTCGGTCAATGCGCTCGTCGCCACGGTGGTCGACGGCGACCTGCGCCAGCGCTACTACGGCGTGAACTTTGCCCTGCTCAACCTGGGTGTCGGCGTGGGCGGTGTCGTCGGCGGGCTCGTGGTCGACGTCGAGCGGCCGGAGACCTTCGTCATGGCGTTCCTGGTCAACGCGGCCACGTTCGTCGTCCCCGTCGTCGTACTGATGGGGCCGCTGCGCCACCTGCACGGGCGGGTCGACCGGCCGGACGACGGCGGCGCCGCGGAGGGGTACCTCTCGATCCTGCGCCGGCCCGAGGTGCTCTGGCTCTCCGCGCTCGGGCTGCTCGCGGCGTTCGTGGGCTACGGGCAGATGGAGGGCGGTTTCCCCGCCTTCGCCCGGCTGGTGGCCGAGGTCTCGACCCGCGCGATCGGCTTCGCGTTCGTGGTCAACACGGTGGTGATCGTAGTGCTGCAGTTCTGGGTGATGAACCGGGTCGGCGGACGGCGCCGCACGCGCGTGCTCGCCCTCATGGCCGTGGTCTGGGCGGCGGCCTGGCTCCTGCTCGGCGGCGCCGGCCTCGTGCCCGGCGGCACGGCGGCCGTCGTGATCGTCCTGGTCTTCCACGGCCTCTTCGGGCTGGGGGAGACCCTGATGCAGTCCGTCCTGCCCGCCCTGACCAATGACATGGCGCCCGCGCACCTGCGCGGCCGCTACAACGCGATCAGCTCCGGCGCGTTCCAGGCCGGCACCATCGCCGGCCCCGTGGTCGCTGGCCTGCTGCTGGAGCGCGGGTGGGCCGGCGGCTTCATCGGGGTCGTGGTGGCCGGCTGCCTGGGGATCGTCGCGATCGCGCTCGCCGTCGGGCGGCGGGTGACGCCGGAGGTCGACGGCGTCCCCCGCTCGACCGCCGTTGAGAGCGGGAACGCGTAGGCCGCCGCCGAGGGGCGCCCCGATGAGCGACTA is drawn from Promicromonospora sp. Populi and contains these coding sequences:
- a CDS encoding NAD(P)/FAD-dependent oxidoreductase → MTASAHNPDADADADTTFATTTGAAASGIATAGTLPTEPIDAVVIGGGAAGLNGALMLARSRRSVVVVDGGSPRNAPADGVHGLLGLDGTPPAELLERGRAEVRRYGGTVRPGEVVAAAPTEPSAGGDLRFTVTLADGATLHARRLLVATGLRDVLPDVPGLAEHWGHSVVHCPYCHGWEVRDQPIGVLAIGPASVHQALLFRQLTDDLVYFSRGTELDEDTRARFAARGIRIVDAAVDRVVSADGGGIAGVRLADGTLVARRVLAVATRLRARAEGLEGLGLPMQDLPNGMGRHFVTGMAGTTDVPGVWVAGNATDPMAQVGASAAAGALAGAHLNADLVGADTEAALAAVGHPVAG
- a CDS encoding helix-turn-helix domain-containing protein, giving the protein MTQEDGELDSLVRKRIRALRVAQGWSLEELATRARVSQSTLSRIENGQRRLALDQLVTLARALDTSLDQLVETATDDVITNPTIDGPRGQLRWPIKAEPGMTVIRQRLTSPAPDNPARMRAHPGREWLVVISGAATLLLGNRRFRIETNQAAEFPTMLPHAIGAEGGPCETLAIFDRDARRGHQRDAAPAKPSGQA
- a CDS encoding MFS transporter — encoded protein: MTSSPSSTALGFWADLPRDGRWLLSTVVVQFFGRGLTLPFTIIYLHEVRGFSLGLSGTLMGLIAVVGLLVTGPAGALVDRYGARRVMLTGLFFAVAGYAVLAFATVPAVAALGLALFGVQLGVGWPSVNALVATVVDGDLRQRYYGVNFALLNLGVGVGGVVGGLVVDVERPETFVMAFLVNAATFVVPVVVLMGPLRHLHGRVDRPDDGGAAEGYLSILRRPEVLWLSALGLLAAFVGYGQMEGGFPAFARLVAEVSTRAIGFAFVVNTVVIVVLQFWVMNRVGGRRRTRVLALMAVVWAAAWLLLGGAGLVPGGTAAVVIVLVFHGLFGLGETLMQSVLPALTNDMAPAHLRGRYNAISSGAFQAGTIAGPVVAGLLLERGWAGGFIGVVVAGCLGIVAIALAVGRRVTPEVDGVPRSTAVESGNA